CCTttacccaaaaaagaaaaaaaatggcacACCTCACAATACCAATTCAGAGAAATGAGAACACACCACACCAGCGGAGCGTCTTttggaaatgatatttgtaaGTTGCTTAAAACTTTTTGCTAAAACAAAGGTATTGGacatagatttattttttttctaacctGATTCCATGGTTAAGGGTTTTCTGGACCCAACTCTACCCTTGCCAATTGGCACTCTCAATAATATTCGCACCTACGAATACATTTTGAATTGTACGGCCCCACTTGATAGAGTAGAATTGAAGAATAATCACACTACCGATTAGATGCCTCTGAAGAGGAGTTTGATATGGACGAGTGAAAACTGATCCATACAAATGATTCATGCTGCATCATCTACGACTACTGATACAAGCACCGACCCACAAACATGCAATTTTTACAAGCTAGTTGATGAAAAGGTTGCATCCACTGGAAACAGCATGATCCCATAACCAATGACTCATAAAGTTTCCGTAGCAGAAGCTTTACTATGACACTTCAGAGAATTTAGGACCAATTAAAAGAAACATAgttacataattacaaattagGGCAACAAGAATTCACCACAGAAAGACAATACACAAAATAAAGATTTCATATTGCAAACATCCCCCTTTACCAGACAATCAAACCATCTCTGTATGAAGCAAGTTATAGCATTGTATGTCTTGATTTTGATCACCTGAATGACTGCGGCCAGTAAATAAATATGATTCCAGTATGAAATATCACCCATTACAGCAAGATAgctccaaatcaaatcatgtaacATTAATCTTCCAGGATCAGCTGCTTCTCAACTTCATTAACATTTTCAGTTAGAGATGATTCGGTTCCATGGGTCGTTTTATTGCTGCCTCGGCAGTGCAGCAACTGTCGCTGAAGGCTCTGGACAAGCATATTGAGTTGCCGAATGCTACTTTCTTGAGATAAGATTATCTGCAAATAAAAATTAGTTCTGAACTAAATGAAGCAAACATTAAtcaccaaataaaaagaaaaaagaaaaaaagaaaataaaagaaaagcaaTCCATGCAGAATTAGTATGAGGGTTCTATTTTGGACTTCTACCACGCCAACACACAGCTAAAACGACAGCTTAAATTAAAACATAGCGAATTCAAATTCTAAGTATAAGAGACTCCAAATGTAAGCAAATATGATGTCACCCAGAGGCAGATTGTTCATCTAAAATTTTCTAAGACTACAGATAGTTTAGTTACTTAAAAAAAGTCAAGATTGCTTGGCTTGAGCTCTTTCCAAGTTAAATTGCAGAATAAAAAGCACACACAAGCATGTTCCTATCCTAAGTTGCAAGCAACATTCTGCACATGTAAGACCTCATCTTCAGGTAGCATAGGTAAACAGCAGAAAGCTAACCATATAATGTGATACAAACTGGATGGTCCTTTACATATGAACCTATAAGCATGCATCAGGATAAAAGAATCAATAACTGTCAGTATTGAACTTAAGAAGTCAGGCTAATCCACTTAGATTTTGTGCCATACCAGGTTGCAAATATGCTGAAAGAGAATGTCGTTTAAGTTGGAAACTTTTGGCTTCATTAGACAACATGGTAGACAATAACAAAGGGAAGCCAAGTGGGATGTAAGGTGATTAAAAAGAAATTCACTTTAGAGTTTATGTAAAGTCAAACAATAGGATTGCATATGACTGACAGTTAGGTAAAGGATCTGAAAGTTAAATTCATCCACCCTGAACTCATCTATTACAAGCAGAAAATGTGAGCAGGCAACATAAACTCTGCAATCATTTTAGTAAATCTTCCAAAAAGA
The sequence above is a segment of the Elaeis guineensis isolate ETL-2024a chromosome 7, EG11, whole genome shotgun sequence genome. Coding sequences within it:
- the LOC105033960 gene encoding uncharacterized protein; translated protein: MTSRPMVLFCLLLLFIITSHFEWKQQILSEVEANPSVSRRKQHMLDKEELVKEKIILSQESSIRQLNMLVQSLQRQLLHCRGSNKTTHGTESSLTENVNEVEKQLILED